GGACGCCGCGACCGAGCCGCGGGCCCGCTCCTGCCCCTCGACCAGGGTGTTGGCGCGCTCGACCGCCAGCCGGCAGGAGTCGACCCGGTTGACCTGGCCCATGCCGATGCCGACCGCGCCGCCGTCCTTGGCCAGCAGGATCGCATTGGACTTGGCCGCGCGGACCGAGCGCCAGGCGAAGGCGAGGTCGGCGAGGGTGGCGTCGTCGGCGGCCTCGCCGGTCGCCAGCGTCCAGTTCGCGGGGTCGTCGCCCTCGGCCTGGAACCGGTCCGTGTGCTGCATCAGCAGCCCGCCACTGATCGGGCGGGTCTCCACGCCGCCGGGCGCCAGCGGCTCGGCGACCAGGATGCGGATGTTCTTCTTGCCCTGCAGCACCTCGACCGCGCCGTCGTCGTATCCGGGCGCGACGATGACCTCGGTGAAGATCTCGGCGACCTGGCGGGCCATCTCGACCGAGACGGGGACGTTGGTGGCGATCACTCCGCCGAAGGCCGAGACCGGGTCGCACTCGTGGGCACGGCGGTGGGCCCCGGCGACATCGGCGCCGACCGCGATGCCGCAGGGGTTGGCGTGCTTGATGATCGCCACGGTCGGCAGGTCGCCGTGGTCGTACGCCGCGCGGCGGGCCGCGTCGGTGTCGACGTAGTTGTTGTAGGACATCTCCTTGCCGTGCAGCTGCTCGGCCGCCGCCAGGCCTCCGTTGCCGGCATCGACGTAGCCGGAGCGGTAGAGCGCGGCGGGCTGGTGCGGGTTCTCGCCGTAGCGGAGCACGGCCGCCTTGTCCCAGGTGCCGCCGATCCAGGCCGGGAAGCCGGTGCTCGCCCCGTCCTCGACCGAGGAGTCGGTGAGGACCGAGCCCATCCAGGAGGCGACCTGGACGTCGTAGGTGGCGGTGTGCACGAACGCCTTGGCGGCCAGCGCCTTGCGCTCGTCGTAGGTGAAGCCGCCGGCCTGCGCCGCGGCGAGGGCCGCGGCGTAGTCGGCGCCGTCGGTGACGATGGCGACGGACGGGTGGTTCTTCGCGGCAGCGCGCACCATCGAGGGGCCGCCGATGTCGATCTTCTCGATGCAGTCGTCGATGCCGGCGCCGGAGGCGACGGTGGCGGCGAAGGGGTAGAGGTTGACCACGACCAGGTCGAAGGGGGCGACCTCGAGCTCCGCGAGCTGCGCGACATGGTCGGGCAGGCGCCGGTCGGCGAGGATGCCGGCGTGCACCCGTGGGTGCAGCGTCTTGACCCGGCCGTCGAGGCACTCCGGGAAGCCGGTCAGGTCCTCGACCCTGGTCACGGACAGGCCGAGCGACTCGATGAGGGCGGCCGAGCCGCCCGTGGACACCAGCTCGACGCCGGCCTCGTGCAGGCCGCGGACGAGGTCGTCCAGGCCGGTCTTGTCGAAGACGGAGACCAGTGCGCGCTTGATCTGGATCCGGTCGGTCATGGTTGTCTCCTCATGGGATCGGTCGGTCGATCTCGATGAGGGCACCCAGGCGGTCGATGCCGACTCGTCACTCCCTGGTGGTGGCCCACCTGCGCCAGTCGTGTGGCGTCAGTCTAGGTGAGGTTCAGCCTCCCAGCCGAACCCGCCGGCCGTCGACCGTGAACCCCTCCCGGGCCATCCGGCCGACCGACTCGACGAGCATCGCCCGCTCGGCGACCTTGATCCGCTCGTGCAGGCTCTCGACGTCGTCGTCGTCCTCCACCGGGACGACGGTCTGGGCCACGATCGCGCCGGTGTCGACCCCGGCGTCGACGACGAAGAGCGTCGCACCGGTGACCTTCACGCCGTACTCCAGCGCCTCCGCCGGGCCACGCATCCCCGGGAACGACGGCGACAGCGCCGGGTGGGTGTTGACGGTCAGGCCGCCGAAGCGGTCCAGGAACTTCTCCCCCACCAGCTTCATGAATCCGGCGAGCACGACCAGGTCGGGCTCGAAGGCGGCCACCTTGTCGGCCAGGGCGCGGTCCCAGTAGCCCCGACTGCTGTAGTCG
This region of Nocardioides sp. L-11A genomic DNA includes:
- the purH gene encoding bifunctional phosphoribosylaminoimidazolecarboxamide formyltransferase/IMP cyclohydrolase, producing MTDRIQIKRALVSVFDKTGLDDLVRGLHEAGVELVSTGGSAALIESLGLSVTRVEDLTGFPECLDGRVKTLHPRVHAGILADRRLPDHVAQLAELEVAPFDLVVVNLYPFAATVASGAGIDDCIEKIDIGGPSMVRAAAKNHPSVAIVTDGADYAAALAAAQAGGFTYDERKALAAKAFVHTATYDVQVASWMGSVLTDSSVEDGASTGFPAWIGGTWDKAAVLRYGENPHQPAALYRSGYVDAGNGGLAAAEQLHGKEMSYNNYVDTDAARRAAYDHGDLPTVAIIKHANPCGIAVGADVAGAHRRAHECDPVSAFGGVIATNVPVSVEMARQVAEIFTEVIVAPGYDDGAVEVLQGKKNIRILVAEPLAPGGVETRPISGGLLMQHTDRFQAEGDDPANWTLATGEAADDATLADLAFAWRSVRAAKSNAILLAKDGGAVGIGMGQVNRVDSCRLAVERANTLVEGQERARGSVAASDAFFPFADGPGILIDAGVKAIVQPGGSVRDEETIAACRAAGVTMYFTGTRHFFH
- the purN gene encoding phosphoribosylglycinamide formyltransferase, which encodes MPARPRLVVLVSGSGTNLQALIDACADPAYGARVVAVGADREDIEGLARAERAGIPTFVAKVGDYSSRGYWDRALADKVAAFEPDLVVLAGFMKLVGEKFLDRFGGLTVNTHPALSPSFPGMRGPAEALEYGVKVTGATLFVVDAGVDTGAIVAQTVVPVEDDDDVESLHERIKVAERAMLVESVGRMAREGFTVDGRRVRLGG